In a genomic window of Sporosarcina trichiuri:
- a CDS encoding PepSY-associated TM helix domain-containing protein, giving the protein MAKRTYNRFWRWHFYGALFMAPLLITLTLSGIGYLFYTNVENIAYKDLFFGNSEETYQLTIDEGISLVQHENPGYDITKVMMMEEPYNTRLTLASEDGGERYVFLDEHNEIVGSQDAKYTYANIMRNIHSSLFAGGTVVNYLVELAACWAVFLLLSGLYMTWRGKALMKPKKPARRIAIKRTHAWIGTVITIPMLVIIFTGLPWSAVMGDFIYSASQDHPSIGTPLLQQQPPASDMSEIPWAVRKEEAPSSGEPDPHANHGGGKMPGMDMGGNGILIEKLLWKARDAGIEKPYTIIAPSSEDGVFIVSKGSNTGVTGLDVSPYDEMTAYFDQYSGDPISTVGYSEYGILAKWFTWGIPLHEGHLFGWPNKILNLLVCLAFLYLIFKGFQMWLVRKKTGSLSAPPRAGRPVTAGFIILMVVLGVLMPLFGISLVIVLLIEGILYLARRKRRSASV; this is encoded by the coding sequence ATGGCAAAACGAACGTACAACCGCTTCTGGCGCTGGCATTTCTACGGCGCCCTGTTCATGGCTCCGCTGCTGATCACCCTCACCTTGAGCGGCATCGGCTACCTGTTCTATACGAATGTGGAGAACATCGCCTACAAGGACCTGTTCTTCGGGAACAGCGAAGAGACTTACCAGCTGACGATCGACGAAGGGATCTCCCTTGTGCAGCATGAGAATCCCGGGTATGACATCACCAAAGTGATGATGATGGAGGAGCCGTATAACACCCGGCTCACACTGGCGTCCGAAGACGGCGGAGAGCGATACGTATTTTTAGATGAACATAATGAAATCGTCGGCTCCCAGGACGCCAAGTACACGTATGCCAACATCATGCGCAATATCCACAGTTCCCTGTTCGCCGGCGGCACGGTCGTGAATTATCTCGTGGAACTGGCAGCCTGCTGGGCCGTGTTCCTGCTCCTGTCCGGCCTCTATATGACGTGGCGCGGCAAGGCGCTGATGAAGCCGAAGAAACCGGCGCGCCGGATCGCCATCAAACGGACGCATGCCTGGATCGGCACCGTCATCACCATCCCGATGCTCGTCATCATCTTCACCGGCCTGCCCTGGTCTGCGGTCATGGGGGATTTCATCTATTCCGCTTCCCAGGATCATCCATCCATCGGCACGCCACTGCTCCAGCAGCAGCCGCCGGCATCGGATATGAGCGAGATCCCGTGGGCCGTCCGGAAAGAGGAGGCACCGTCTTCCGGTGAACCGGATCCTCACGCGAACCATGGAGGCGGCAAGATGCCCGGCATGGATATGGGCGGCAACGGTATCCTGATCGAAAAACTGCTGTGGAAAGCCAGGGACGCGGGAATCGAGAAACCATATACCATCATTGCCCCGTCTTCCGAGGACGGTGTGTTCATCGTCTCGAAAGGCAGCAACACGGGGGTGACCGGTCTCGACGTCAGTCCGTACGATGAAATGACCGCCTATTTCGACCAGTACAGCGGGGACCCGATTTCCACCGTCGGCTACAGCGAGTATGGCATCCTGGCCAAGTGGTTCACATGGGGGATTCCGCTGCATGAGGGCCATCTGTTCGGCTGGCCGAACAAGATCCTCAACCTGCTCGTCTGCCTGGCGTTCCTCTATCTGATATTCAAGGGCTTCCAGATGTGGCTGGTCCGCAAAAAAACCGGCAGCCTGTCCGCACCGCCGCGTGCCGGACGTCCGGTCACCGCAGGATTCATCATCCTGATGGTCGTCCTCGGTGTCCTGATGCCGCTGTTCGGAATTTCCTTGGTGATCGTCTTACTGATTGAAGGAATACTGTACCTTGCCCGCAGGAAACGTCGGTCGGCTTCTGTCTGA
- a CDS encoding gamma-glutamyl-gamma-aminobutyrate hydrolase family protein, producing the protein MDVKPLIGITCHNDLEYRYILNHAYVQSITEAGGVPVLLAMGMKTEPELLAERLDGLLLSGGFDVDPLCYGEEPHGMLGEISPGRDAQELELARKFLETDKPVLGICRGHQVLNVVQGGTLYQDIYSQRDRVPLQHAQKATREHLSHKVTVTPDSRLAQIFGAQTILVNSFHHQSVKEVGESLAVTGTASDGIIEAIESKIHAFAVGVQWHPENTACAGDIYSKRLFKAFVSACCK; encoded by the coding sequence ATGGACGTGAAGCCTTTGATCGGCATTACTTGCCACAATGACCTGGAATACCGCTATATACTGAACCATGCGTACGTCCAGTCGATTACAGAAGCAGGCGGGGTTCCTGTATTGCTCGCTATGGGAATGAAGACAGAGCCTGAACTGCTCGCTGAACGGCTGGATGGCTTGCTGCTGTCAGGCGGATTTGACGTAGATCCGCTATGTTATGGTGAAGAACCACATGGAATGCTTGGGGAAATATCACCAGGCCGGGACGCGCAAGAGCTGGAGCTTGCCCGAAAGTTCTTGGAAACTGATAAACCGGTCCTCGGTATCTGCCGCGGTCACCAAGTGCTGAATGTTGTACAAGGCGGGACACTGTACCAGGATATCTATTCGCAAAGGGATCGGGTACCGCTTCAGCATGCCCAGAAAGCGACGAGAGAGCACCTATCCCATAAAGTCACGGTCACGCCGGATTCCAGACTTGCCCAGATTTTCGGAGCACAGACGATATTGGTAAATTCGTTCCATCATCAGAGTGTCAAGGAGGTGGGAGAATCACTGGCTGTGACAGGTACCGCAAGTGACGGGATTATCGAGGCAATTGAAAGCAAAATCCATGCATTTGCGGTCGGTGTCCAGTGGCATCCCGAAAATACAGCTTGCGCAGGTGACATCTATTCCAAAAGGTTATTTAAAGCATTCGTATCGGCCTGCTGCAAGTAA
- a CDS encoding winged-helix domain-containing protein, which produces MQKLHIISIQKEYLDIVAYQLFDIFGDKMELFPITLQQLTMETAAAGDLVVLSKEVLRGITSPFIPESCKVIVANREVNIAAAEKLTELPNGQQILIINDTMEHSEETVESLKHIFYEHSYRTYDPSGAIPANVDWIVTPGESELVPAVFENVIDIGPRTLDYRTVKQIAMELGSPIPELVLMNRYFKSQVTIAHKAIKTGTQRERKPSGGIEPDSWNNSKIVFTAEDIEMIKEKIERIGFLDESLMILEIYKDGKDAFELLGRAKVKDRLAERGIRLSDQQLRVRLEAMQEEKLINARIGRGGTRISERGESFLEFFRDPKIADS; this is translated from the coding sequence ATGCAGAAACTTCATATTATCTCCATTCAAAAAGAATACTTAGACATCGTAGCCTATCAGCTGTTTGATATATTTGGCGATAAAATGGAGCTCTTTCCGATTACCCTGCAGCAACTGACAATGGAGACGGCAGCAGCAGGGGATCTGGTTGTTCTTTCCAAAGAAGTACTCAGAGGAATCACATCCCCATTCATCCCTGAATCATGTAAAGTGATCGTGGCGAACCGGGAGGTCAATATTGCCGCAGCCGAGAAATTGACAGAGCTGCCGAATGGCCAGCAGATCTTGATTATCAACGATACGATGGAACATTCAGAGGAAACCGTCGAATCACTGAAGCATATCTTTTATGAACATAGTTATCGAACGTACGACCCTTCTGGCGCAATCCCGGCGAATGTGGACTGGATTGTTACGCCGGGCGAATCCGAACTGGTGCCGGCGGTGTTCGAGAATGTCATCGACATCGGCCCAAGAACGCTGGATTACAGGACAGTCAAACAAATTGCTATGGAGCTTGGCAGTCCAATTCCGGAACTGGTGCTGATGAACCGGTACTTTAAATCTCAAGTCACGATAGCCCATAAGGCAATCAAAACGGGCACACAGCGGGAGAGGAAACCATCAGGCGGCATCGAACCTGATTCATGGAATAACTCCAAAATCGTATTCACAGCTGAAGATATAGAAATGATAAAAGAAAAGATCGAACGTATCGGATTTTTGGATGAAAGTCTGATGATCCTGGAAATCTACAAAGATGGCAAGGATGCATTTGAACTGTTAGGCCGGGCAAAAGTGAAGGACCGTCTTGCTGAAAGAGGGATCAGGCTTTCTGATCAGCAGCTGAGAGTCCGCCTTGAAGCGATGCAGGAAGAAAAATTGATAAACGCGCGTATCGGAAGAGGAGGAACAAGGATTTCGGAAAGAGGTGAATCATTCCTCGAATTTTTCAGAGATCCTAAAATAGCAGATTCATGA
- a CDS encoding ABC transporter ATP-binding protein, which translates to MNQTLLEVQNVKKYFPLPSRLFSRKKEFVKAVDGVSFTVNKGETLSIVGESGCGKSTTGRMIMKLLDITEGKVLFEGQDITNMTDDQIRPLRKEFQMVFQDPYASLNPRLTIKEILEEPLIVHNFHKENRSQRVTELLETVGLSRYHADRYPHEFSGGQRQRIGIARALAVNPKLIIADEPVSALDVSIQSQVLNLMKDLQEEFGLTYVFIAHDLSVVEHISDRVGVMYLGRMVELASRDALFEKPLHPYTKALLSAVPIPDPTVRRERIILKGDIPSPANPPSGCTFHTRCPYAQDMCKLKVPEFRELHPEHYVACHYAEELEKI; encoded by the coding sequence ATGAACCAGACCTTGTTGGAAGTACAGAACGTTAAAAAATACTTTCCGCTCCCATCGCGGCTGTTCAGCCGGAAAAAAGAGTTCGTCAAAGCAGTGGACGGCGTTTCGTTCACTGTTAACAAAGGCGAGACACTCAGTATCGTAGGGGAAAGCGGATGCGGCAAATCCACAACAGGCCGCATGATCATGAAACTGCTGGATATAACAGAAGGGAAAGTGCTGTTTGAAGGTCAGGATATAACCAATATGACGGATGACCAAATACGTCCCTTGAGGAAAGAGTTCCAGATGGTGTTCCAGGACCCATATGCTTCGCTTAATCCAAGACTCACTATAAAAGAAATTCTGGAAGAACCGCTGATTGTCCATAACTTCCATAAAGAGAACCGAAGCCAGCGGGTGACGGAGCTCCTGGAAACTGTTGGGCTCAGTCGCTATCATGCGGATCGGTATCCCCATGAATTCAGCGGCGGGCAGCGGCAGCGGATCGGCATAGCAAGAGCACTTGCAGTGAATCCGAAACTGATTATTGCAGACGAACCGGTATCCGCACTGGACGTCTCCATTCAATCACAAGTATTAAACCTGATGAAGGACCTGCAGGAAGAGTTCGGACTGACGTATGTATTCATCGCTCACGACTTAAGTGTAGTGGAGCATATTTCCGACCGGGTGGGTGTCATGTATCTGGGGCGTATGGTGGAATTGGCGAGCCGTGATGCACTTTTTGAGAAACCTCTCCATCCGTATACGAAGGCTCTTTTGAGCGCTGTTCCCATCCCGGATCCTACTGTAAGACGAGAACGGATCATCTTGAAAGGCGATATACCGAGTCCGGCGAATCCTCCATCAGGCTGCACCTTCCATACACGCTGTCCGTATGCCCAGGATATGTGTAAACTGAAAGTACCGGAATTCCGCGAACTGCATCCGGAACATTATGTGGCCTGCCACTATGCTGAGGAGCTTGAGAAAATATAA
- a CDS encoding ABC transporter ATP-binding protein, with the protein MKEKVLQVKNLQTHFKSDEGTVKAVDGVSFEVGKGETLGIVGESGSGKSVTSLSIMRLLKDTPGQIAGGEILYEGTDLTKISEREMRKIRGNDIAMIFQEPMTSLNPVYKIGRQLEESIILHMKVSKKAARERAVQMLKAVGISRPEKIVHEFPHQLSGGMRQRVMIAMAMACNPKVLIADEPTTALDVTIQAQILELMKSLTKTTDTAILLITHDLGVVAEMCDRVVVMYGGRAVEESDVVTIFTNPKHPYTQGLLESIPKIGERVNRLQSIPGNVPIPSHMPMGCKFAPRCPYAMDICWEKEPTLDKVTTNHSVRCWLHEEVPTDEPDLVGSTER; encoded by the coding sequence ATGAAGGAAAAAGTACTGCAGGTAAAGAATTTGCAGACGCATTTCAAGAGCGATGAGGGAACTGTAAAAGCTGTTGATGGTGTGTCTTTTGAAGTCGGCAAGGGTGAAACGCTTGGAATAGTCGGCGAATCGGGAAGCGGAAAAAGTGTAACCTCCCTGTCTATCATGAGGCTGCTGAAAGACACTCCGGGACAAATTGCCGGAGGGGAAATCCTGTACGAAGGAACAGACCTGACCAAGATTAGTGAACGGGAGATGAGAAAGATCCGCGGGAATGATATTGCGATGATTTTCCAGGAACCGATGACATCTCTTAATCCGGTTTACAAAATCGGCAGGCAGCTGGAAGAGTCCATCATCCTGCACATGAAGGTCTCCAAAAAAGCGGCCAGGGAACGTGCGGTCCAAATGCTGAAAGCCGTCGGGATTTCAAGACCGGAAAAGATTGTCCATGAATTTCCCCACCAGCTGTCAGGAGGGATGCGGCAGCGTGTCATGATTGCCATGGCCATGGCCTGCAATCCGAAAGTGCTGATCGCCGATGAGCCGACGACCGCCTTGGATGTCACAATCCAAGCACAGATTCTGGAACTGATGAAAAGTCTGACCAAGACAACAGATACGGCGATTCTCCTTATCACCCACGACCTTGGGGTTGTTGCGGAAATGTGTGACAGGGTGGTCGTTATGTACGGCGGCAGGGCAGTGGAAGAAAGTGATGTCGTTACGATCTTCACCAATCCGAAGCATCCATACACGCAGGGACTCTTGGAATCCATCCCTAAAATCGGGGAGCGTGTGAACCGGCTGCAGTCCATTCCGGGTAACGTCCCAATCCCATCACACATGCCGATGGGGTGCAAGTTTGCACCAAGATGCCCGTATGCCATGGATATTTGCTGGGAGAAGGAGCCGACCTTGGACAAAGTGACAACTAATCATTCCGTACGCTGCTGGCTGCATGAGGAGGTGCCGACAGATGAACCAGACCTTGTTGGAAGTACAGAACGTTAA
- a CDS encoding ABC transporter permease subunit: MDVKLSNKEAYYQQTLENIPSKTPFSEFWRKFKKQKLAFLSFFFVIFLIIIAFVGPFITPYDITEPDYENVLSGPSAQHWAGTDAYGRDIFSRVLAGTQISLYVGLTSVLLGAIGGTFLGIVAGYYGKRIDSIIMRICDVLLAFPGILLAIGIIAILGPGLGNVIIAVAIFSVPMFARIVRSSTLAVKSTLYIEATKSIGTKPNRIIWKHIFPGTVSSIIVYFTMRIGSAILTAASLSFLGLGAQPPSPEWGAMLSGGRDYLNMAPHVTIFPGLAIFVTVLAFNLLGDGLRDALDPKIKE, translated from the coding sequence ATAGATGTCAAGTTATCGAACAAGGAAGCGTACTATCAGCAGACGCTTGAAAATATCCCATCCAAAACACCTTTTTCTGAGTTTTGGAGGAAGTTCAAGAAGCAGAAATTGGCTTTCCTGTCGTTTTTCTTTGTGATTTTCCTCATTATTATCGCGTTTGTCGGTCCTTTCATCACGCCTTACGATATTACAGAACCGGATTATGAGAATGTACTGTCCGGTCCGTCTGCCCAGCATTGGGCAGGGACCGATGCCTATGGGAGGGACATCTTCAGCCGGGTGCTGGCGGGAACGCAGATTTCCCTGTATGTCGGTCTCACATCGGTGCTTCTTGGTGCAATCGGAGGCACGTTCCTCGGTATCGTGGCAGGATACTATGGAAAGAGGATAGATTCAATTATCATGAGGATTTGTGATGTGCTCCTTGCGTTTCCCGGAATTCTGCTGGCGATAGGAATCATTGCTATTCTCGGCCCGGGCCTAGGCAACGTAATCATAGCGGTCGCTATATTCAGCGTGCCGATGTTCGCACGTATTGTGCGAAGTTCGACACTTGCAGTGAAGTCCACGTTATACATTGAAGCAACAAAATCTATCGGAACAAAACCAAATCGGATTATCTGGAAGCATATCTTTCCCGGAACAGTATCCAGTATCATCGTCTATTTCACGATGCGGATCGGCTCTGCCATCTTGACAGCAGCAAGTCTTAGTTTCCTAGGACTGGGCGCGCAGCCCCCTTCACCTGAATGGGGAGCAATGCTGAGTGGGGGACGCGACTACCTGAATATGGCTCCTCACGTGACGATTTTTCCAGGGCTCGCTATTTTCGTGACCGTTCTCGCATTCAATCTACTTGGTGACGGTCTAAGGGATGCGCTCGATCCGAAGATCAAAGAGTGA
- the gsiC gene encoding glutathione ABC transporter permease GsiC, with product MLRFLGKRLLQVIPILILVSIFIFLFVHMIPGDPARLVAGEDATIEDVEMVRKELGLDKPVTEQYFTYMKNLFKGDFGNSLKTNRSVSYEIGERFMPTFWLTVWSMLWAVAVGLFIGVVSATKRNKWQDYLGMFGAVSGLSLPSFWLGLMLIQLFAVTLGWLPSGGMESWKSYILPAFTLGTGVAAVVARFTRSSLMDVLKEDYIRTGRSKGLNERKITWGHGLRNALIPVVTMTGLQFGFLLGGSVVIESVFSWPGLGKLLIDSVAYRDYPVIQAEMLIFALEFILINLVVDLLYGVLNPQIRYE from the coding sequence ATGCTGCGGTTTCTTGGTAAACGATTATTGCAAGTCATCCCGATACTCATTCTGGTTTCGATTTTCATCTTCTTGTTTGTACATATGATACCCGGCGATCCGGCAAGACTCGTGGCGGGGGAAGATGCGACGATCGAAGATGTGGAAATGGTGCGGAAAGAACTCGGACTCGATAAACCGGTCACTGAACAATATTTCACCTATATGAAAAACCTTTTCAAAGGTGATTTCGGAAACTCCCTCAAAACGAACCGATCCGTCAGTTATGAAATTGGTGAACGATTCATGCCCACTTTCTGGCTGACCGTATGGAGTATGTTATGGGCAGTTGCAGTCGGACTGTTCATCGGCGTGGTTTCTGCCACCAAACGCAATAAGTGGCAGGATTATCTTGGTATGTTCGGTGCTGTATCAGGATTGTCACTGCCTTCTTTCTGGCTCGGTCTGATGCTGATCCAGCTGTTCGCAGTTACACTCGGCTGGCTTCCAAGCGGCGGGATGGAGTCGTGGAAGAGTTATATTCTTCCCGCATTCACACTCGGAACAGGAGTGGCTGCGGTGGTCGCGAGGTTTACGCGGTCCTCGCTGATGGACGTATTGAAAGAGGACTATATCCGTACCGGGCGTTCGAAAGGATTGAATGAAAGAAAAATCACATGGGGGCATGGATTACGGAATGCGCTGATTCCCGTGGTGACGATGACAGGACTGCAGTTCGGATTTCTTTTAGGTGGTTCCGTCGTCATCGAATCTGTGTTCAGCTGGCCGGGGCTCGGCAAATTGCTGATCGACTCCGTCGCATATCGTGACTATCCGGTGATCCAGGCTGAAATGCTGATCTTTGCCTTGGAGTTCATCCTGATCAATCTGGTGGTCGATTTGCTGTATGGCGTTTTGAATCCGCAAATCCGCTATGAATAG
- a CDS encoding glutathione ABC transporter substrate-binding protein — protein MKKTYGWLSAFALILLLVLAGCSDSGKEGSAEGSGGDGKKAVKEGNDLVIAVADNFTTLDPHDTNDTLSNSAEKTMMEGLLGFDENMNVIPLLAEEYDANDEATEFTFKLRENVKFHDGTPFNAEAVKVNFDRLADPDSGLKRHSLFALIQSTEVISDYEVKFTLSEPFGAMINTFAHPAALIHSPKALEEYGKDVGKHPVGTGPFKFVEWKPSEGLKIEKNTDYWNEGYPKVDAITFKPVSENGSRIAMLQTGEADFIYPVPTEQVEGVNGKNGIEVESKPSIVVRYMAMNTMKEPYNDIKVRQALNYAIDKDAFIKVVMNGQGEKLDSVIAPDVQFYSKQELYDFNLEKAKELLKEAGVKEGMKAKLWGGNSSSTVKAMEFLQQQLAAVGFDVEVVPMESGTLSDKIWSVQNADDAELELYYGGWSPSTGDADWGIRPLVGGEDAFPPKSYNVSYYDNDEVNKLISAGLQTANEDDRAKAYEDVQKLIWDDAPWVFLSADNTLAGKKNYLKGVYLLPDGSLSVSEAEIE, from the coding sequence ATGAAAAAGACGTATGGCTGGTTGTCCGCATTTGCTCTGATATTGCTGCTTGTGCTTGCTGGATGCAGCGATTCCGGCAAAGAGGGAAGCGCGGAAGGAAGTGGGGGGGACGGCAAGAAGGCTGTCAAAGAAGGGAATGACCTGGTGATCGCAGTTGCGGATAACTTCACGACGCTGGATCCTCACGATACGAATGACACTTTGTCCAACTCAGCAGAGAAGACCATGATGGAAGGGCTTCTTGGCTTCGATGAAAACATGAATGTAATTCCGCTGCTGGCCGAGGAGTATGATGCGAATGATGAAGCTACGGAGTTTACATTCAAATTGCGTGAGAATGTAAAGTTTCATGATGGGACTCCTTTCAACGCCGAAGCTGTCAAAGTCAATTTCGACAGATTGGCGGATCCGGATAGCGGATTGAAGCGTCACAGTCTGTTTGCTTTGATCCAATCCACTGAGGTAATCAGTGATTACGAAGTTAAATTCACACTGTCTGAACCATTTGGTGCCATGATCAATACATTTGCTCACCCGGCTGCACTGATCCACAGTCCGAAGGCTCTTGAAGAGTATGGAAAGGACGTCGGCAAGCATCCAGTAGGGACCGGGCCTTTCAAGTTTGTCGAGTGGAAACCGAGCGAAGGGCTGAAGATCGAAAAGAATACGGATTATTGGAACGAAGGATATCCGAAGGTCGATGCAATTACATTCAAGCCCGTTTCCGAAAACGGTTCACGGATTGCCATGCTGCAGACAGGAGAAGCCGATTTCATCTATCCTGTACCGACAGAGCAGGTGGAAGGGGTAAACGGGAAAAACGGTATCGAAGTTGAAAGCAAGCCGTCCATCGTCGTCCGCTATATGGCGATGAACACAATGAAGGAGCCATACAATGACATAAAAGTCAGACAGGCTCTGAACTACGCTATCGACAAAGATGCTTTCATCAAAGTCGTCATGAACGGACAGGGCGAAAAGCTGGATTCGGTCATCGCGCCTGATGTCCAATTCTACTCGAAGCAGGAGCTGTATGACTTTAACCTTGAGAAAGCGAAAGAGCTTCTGAAGGAAGCGGGCGTTAAAGAAGGTATGAAAGCGAAACTGTGGGGCGGCAATAGCTCCAGCACAGTGAAAGCTATGGAATTCCTTCAGCAGCAGCTGGCAGCTGTCGGCTTCGATGTGGAAGTGGTACCGATGGAATCAGGTACGCTGTCAGACAAGATCTGGTCTGTCCAAAATGCGGATGATGCGGAACTTGAGCTGTACTATGGCGGCTGGTCGCCATCGACAGGTGATGCCGATTGGGGAATCCGTCCGCTTGTCGGTGGAGAAGATGCCTTCCCTCCGAAGTCCTATAATGTTTCGTACTATGATAATGATGAAGTGAATAAGCTCATCAGTGCAGGCCTGCAAACAGCGAACGAAGATGACCGGGCAAAAGCATATGAAGATGTCCAAAAACTTATTTGGGATGATGCTCCGTGGGTGTTCCTGTCAGCGGACAATACGCTTGCCGGCAAGAAAAATTATCTGAAGGGTGTATACCTGCTTCCAGATGGCTCTTTGAGCGTCTCTGAGGCTGAGATCGAGTAA
- a CDS encoding asparaginase codes for MTADRLVIAERGGYQESAHDGHIAVVDPNGNLLYSCGDPERATFARSSMKPLQTIPLIETGAADYYQLSAADISLACASHNGEEQHTSRVKDILGRLDLEVEDLKCGTHPPRWKDTYEQVIKSETPITPVYNNCSGKHSGMLTTAKYMGESTEDYYVLEHPVQQRILEVISDLSEVPVSEIEIGIDGCGVPVHGIPLDRLALCFAKMSKPDTFPEKRKQAIETITSSMMAVPEMVGGTDRFCTDFMKVMGGRMFGKAGAEGVYCIGDLESGIGIAIKIEDGNGRAAYPAAVEVLKQLGLLTEQQEEKLASYHHPELRNAREEVIGHLEPAFKLKKATCTLS; via the coding sequence TTGACTGCAGATCGATTAGTCATTGCAGAAAGAGGAGGGTATCAGGAGAGCGCACACGACGGCCACATTGCCGTGGTGGATCCGAACGGAAATCTGCTTTATAGCTGCGGCGATCCAGAGCGGGCGACATTTGCCCGTTCTTCTATGAAACCGCTTCAGACGATTCCTCTTATTGAAACCGGAGCTGCTGACTACTATCAGTTAAGTGCGGCAGATATTTCGCTCGCCTGTGCTTCCCACAATGGCGAAGAACAGCACACATCCAGAGTGAAGGATATTCTGGGCAGACTCGATCTTGAGGTAGAGGATCTGAAATGCGGCACCCACCCGCCTAGATGGAAAGACACTTACGAGCAAGTGATCAAGTCTGAGACCCCTATAACACCTGTGTATAACAACTGTTCAGGAAAACATAGCGGTATGCTGACCACCGCCAAATATATGGGAGAGTCTACCGAGGATTATTATGTTCTGGAGCATCCCGTACAGCAGCGGATCCTTGAAGTGATCAGCGATCTTTCAGAGGTGCCGGTCAGTGAGATTGAAATCGGAATTGACGGGTGCGGTGTTCCGGTCCATGGAATTCCTCTCGATCGTCTGGCGTTATGTTTTGCAAAAATGTCGAAACCGGACACCTTTCCTGAAAAGCGGAAGCAGGCGATTGAAACGATTACTTCTTCTATGATGGCAGTGCCTGAAATGGTTGGGGGGACCGACCGATTCTGTACAGATTTCATGAAAGTGATGGGCGGCAGGATGTTCGGTAAAGCTGGTGCTGAAGGCGTCTACTGTATAGGCGATCTTGAAAGCGGTATCGGAATTGCCATCAAAATTGAAGACGGCAATGGACGTGCTGCCTATCCTGCAGCAGTTGAAGTACTGAAGCAATTAGGATTACTGACGGAACAGCAGGAAGAGAAACTGGCATCCTATCATCACCCTGAACTGCGGAATGCGCGTGAAGAAGTCATCGGGCATTTGGAACCCGCTTTTAAATTGAAAAAGGCAACATGCACTTTATCATAA
- a CDS encoding PepSY domain-containing protein → MTNQNWTEPNPYWANHWQNPQYRRISMEQAMSAALQQVPGQVVKAELEYEHGTLIYEVEIRTVEGHKFEVEVDANTGRVLRVKPD, encoded by the coding sequence ATGACAAACCAGAACTGGACGGAACCGAACCCCTATTGGGCAAACCACTGGCAGAACCCCCAATACCGGCGGATCTCGATGGAACAGGCCATGTCTGCTGCGCTGCAGCAAGTGCCGGGCCAGGTCGTCAAAGCAGAACTGGAATATGAACACGGCACCCTGATCTACGAAGTGGAGATCCGGACTGTGGAAGGCCACAAATTCGAAGTGGAAGTGGACGCCAATACCGGGCGTGTGCTGCGTGTGAAACCTGACTGA